The following proteins come from a genomic window of Nitrospira sp.:
- a CDS encoding NADH-ubiquinone oxidoreductase chain G, whose amino-acid sequence MATIIVDNRSYTVNERQNVLAACLGVGLNVPYFCWHPAMGSVGACRQCAVKQFKDDHDRSGRLVMACMTPASHGTRISVDDPEAKAFRASVIEWLMVNHPHDCPVCDEGGECHLQDMTVMTGHVYRRYRFPKRTHRNQSLGPFIRHEMNRCIQCYRCVRFYRDYAGGRDLNVFGAHDALYFGREQDGTLENEFSGNLVEVCPTGVFTDKTLFRHYTRKWDLQSAQSICSHCSLGCNTTVGERYGIVRRITNRFNSQVNGYFLCDRGRFGYEYVNSDKRIKRALIRPDLDRTKSGTPEGVPQTLEFAADRLRRARGIIGIGSPRASLEANAALRSFVGPRHFFLGIDEHEQQLLSTMLTILRTGPVPSASIHDAEQSDAVLVLGEDLLNNAPRLALALLQSVRQQPMERVDELKIPRWDEAAVRNAVQNRRGPLFMAGHRRTWLHEYATDSYFAVPDDIARLGFAVAGNIGSDAPTVSDLTDDVHDLAQRIAGALIHAQRPLIIAGTGSGSQSTIEAAANVAWALHRHGKQPRLSFVVPESNSVGLAMLGGGGLNDAFDSISQEQADTVIVLENDLYRRAEQTKVDAFLETAKTVMVIDSLEHRTAARADVLLPAATGPESDGTLVNQEGRAQRFYQVFVPGGDVTDSWRWVRDLARAQSQQTDSFTGVATWSTFDDAVAATAAAAPELARIGEVAPPASFRVVGQKIPRQSDRYSGRTSILSHVTVHEPPPPPDPDTALGFTMEGHRGPLPSPLIPQFWAPGWNSIQAVNTYQDEVGGPLCEEMPGLRLIEPIATTVPHWFTAIPHVFQPISHQWLLLTLTALFGGEELSNQASAIVERISEPFLSLHPSDGARLSLDDRSRIELALQGTTYRLAVHFDSSTPMGTAGLSIRSDASGVRAPVWIDLFKAIKAGQRRRVA is encoded by the coding sequence ATGGCGACGATCATCGTCGATAATCGATCCTATACCGTTAATGAACGGCAGAATGTGCTGGCTGCCTGTCTCGGAGTCGGGCTGAACGTGCCCTACTTTTGCTGGCACCCGGCGATGGGATCAGTGGGTGCGTGCCGCCAATGCGCCGTCAAACAGTTCAAAGACGATCATGATCGGAGCGGTCGACTGGTGATGGCCTGTATGACCCCGGCTTCCCATGGCACGCGTATTTCGGTCGACGATCCAGAAGCGAAGGCCTTTCGTGCTTCGGTCATTGAATGGTTGATGGTCAATCATCCACACGACTGCCCGGTCTGTGACGAAGGTGGGGAGTGTCATTTGCAAGATATGACGGTCATGACCGGGCATGTCTACCGTCGCTACCGGTTTCCTAAACGGACTCATCGCAATCAGTCTCTCGGCCCGTTCATTCGGCATGAAATGAACCGGTGTATCCAATGCTACCGTTGCGTACGGTTCTACCGGGATTACGCGGGCGGGCGGGATCTGAATGTCTTCGGCGCCCATGACGCTCTCTATTTCGGCAGGGAACAGGACGGGACGTTGGAGAATGAATTCAGCGGCAACCTTGTGGAAGTCTGTCCGACGGGCGTCTTTACCGACAAAACCCTGTTCCGCCACTACACAAGGAAGTGGGATCTTCAATCAGCCCAATCGATCTGCTCCCATTGCAGTCTTGGCTGCAATACCACTGTCGGTGAACGGTACGGCATCGTGCGCCGGATCACGAACCGGTTCAACAGCCAGGTCAATGGCTACTTCCTCTGCGATCGGGGGCGGTTCGGCTACGAGTATGTCAACAGCGACAAGCGGATCAAGCGAGCCCTTATACGGCCGGACCTCGATCGTACCAAGTCGGGAACGCCGGAAGGAGTGCCGCAGACCCTCGAGTTCGCAGCGGACCGCTTGCGGCGCGCGCGCGGGATCATCGGCATTGGTTCGCCTCGCGCCTCGCTGGAGGCCAATGCGGCGCTCCGTTCATTTGTCGGGCCGCGTCATTTTTTTCTTGGGATTGACGAGCACGAACAGCAGCTTCTCTCCACCATGCTCACCATTCTTCGGACCGGACCGGTTCCCTCCGCGTCCATTCACGATGCAGAACAATCAGACGCCGTCCTCGTCCTGGGCGAAGACCTCTTGAACAATGCGCCCCGATTAGCGCTGGCCCTTCTGCAATCGGTCCGACAACAGCCGATGGAACGAGTGGACGAGTTGAAGATTCCCCGATGGGATGAGGCCGCAGTGCGCAATGCGGTGCAGAATAGGCGAGGGCCTCTCTTCATGGCAGGGCATCGGCGGACTTGGTTGCATGAGTACGCAACAGACAGCTATTTCGCCGTACCGGACGACATCGCACGGCTGGGGTTCGCGGTGGCCGGAAACATCGGATCCGATGCGCCGACCGTTTCAGATCTCACGGACGACGTCCACGACCTCGCTCAGCGCATTGCCGGTGCGCTGATCCACGCGCAGCGGCCGCTGATCATTGCCGGAACGGGCAGTGGTTCTCAATCGACGATCGAAGCGGCAGCCAATGTGGCGTGGGCCTTACATCGGCATGGGAAGCAGCCACGTCTCAGTTTTGTGGTCCCGGAGAGCAATAGCGTCGGCCTCGCGATGCTGGGTGGTGGAGGTTTGAATGACGCGTTCGACTCGATCAGTCAAGAACAGGCCGACACAGTGATCGTGCTGGAGAATGATCTGTATCGACGCGCGGAGCAAACGAAGGTCGATGCTTTTCTGGAGACCGCCAAAACCGTGATGGTGATCGATTCCCTCGAGCATCGCACAGCGGCGCGTGCCGATGTGCTGCTCCCGGCCGCCACAGGCCCGGAATCTGACGGGACGCTTGTCAATCAAGAAGGGCGAGCCCAGCGGTTTTACCAAGTGTTTGTCCCGGGGGGTGACGTCACCGACAGTTGGCGTTGGGTCAGAGACCTCGCCCGTGCACAATCACAGCAGACAGACAGCTTCACCGGAGTGGCGACGTGGAGCACCTTCGACGATGCGGTCGCCGCGACGGCGGCAGCGGCTCCTGAGCTGGCGCGGATTGGAGAGGTGGCCCCGCCCGCGAGTTTTCGTGTGGTGGGCCAAAAAATCCCACGCCAGTCGGACCGCTATAGTGGGCGCACGTCGATACTGTCCCATGTGACGGTCCACGAGCCTCCACCTCCTCCCGATCCGGACACCGCGCTAGGATTTACCATGGAGGGACACCGCGGACCGCTCCCTTCGCCGCTGATACCTCAATTCTGGGCTCCTGGATGGAATTCCATCCAGGCCGTGAACACATACCAGGATGAGGTCGGTGGGCCCTTGTGTGAAGAAATGCCGGGATTACGGCTCATCGAGCCGATCGCGACGACCGTACCACATTGGTTTACGGCCATTCCGCATGTATTTCAGCCGATCTCCCATCAATGGTTGCTGTTGACACTGACCGCTCTGTTTGGCGGCGAGGAGCTCAGTAATCAAGCTTCAGCGATTGTTGAACGGATTTCAGAACCGTTCCTGTCCTTGCATCCGTCAGATGGAGCGCGGCTGAGCCTTGACGACCGAAGCAGGATTGAATTGGCATTGCAGGGGACGACCTATCGTCTTGCCGTACACTTCGACTCTTCAACACCGATGGGCACTGCGGGCCTCTCCATTAGATCCGACGCCTCCGGCGTCAGAGCGCCGGTTTGGATCGATCTGTTCAAGGCGATCAAGGCCGGGCAAAGGCGGAGGGTCGCGTGA
- a CDS encoding NADH-ubiquinone oxidoreductase chain H, whose protein sequence is MIDWNHTALTIGVMLGGVLTLAGMLIWVERRLLGIWQERYGPNRVGPGGVLQSLADMIKIFTKEDWIPPFADKAVFVLTPAIVVITALMSFAVVPIAPSFVIADLNMGVMFFLAMSSLAAYSIIIGGWASNSKFAFLGSLRAIAQLLSYEVFMGLSLMGAVLLAGSFNLSDIVEAQRHQWFVVPQFLGFLGFFMAGLAEAHRTPFDMPEAEAELVAGYHSEYSGMKFGMFFVGEYLSVILLSAMTVILFFGGWHGPWLPPVMWFVLKMAFFIVLIILIRATWPRFRFDQLLSFGWKIVMPLALINLLVTGGLVLVRNG, encoded by the coding sequence GTGATCGATTGGAACCACACCGCACTGACGATCGGAGTCATGCTCGGTGGCGTGCTGACGCTGGCTGGGATGCTGATTTGGGTCGAACGTCGGCTGCTGGGAATCTGGCAGGAGCGGTACGGCCCCAACCGTGTCGGGCCTGGAGGAGTCCTGCAGTCCCTTGCGGATATGATCAAGATCTTCACGAAAGAAGACTGGATTCCACCCTTTGCGGATAAAGCGGTCTTCGTGCTCACACCGGCCATCGTCGTGATCACCGCCCTCATGTCGTTCGCGGTCGTGCCGATCGCTCCCAGCTTCGTGATCGCCGACCTCAACATGGGCGTCATGTTCTTTTTGGCCATGTCGAGTCTGGCGGCCTACAGCATCATCATCGGAGGGTGGGCCTCCAACAGCAAATTCGCCTTTCTCGGCAGCCTTCGGGCGATCGCGCAGCTGTTGAGCTATGAAGTCTTTATGGGACTGTCTCTCATGGGCGCGGTGCTGTTGGCCGGGTCGTTCAACCTGAGCGACATTGTGGAAGCTCAACGGCATCAATGGTTTGTCGTTCCGCAATTTCTTGGTTTTCTGGGGTTCTTTATGGCGGGGTTGGCCGAGGCTCATCGCACGCCGTTCGATATGCCTGAGGCGGAAGCCGAGCTGGTCGCCGGCTACCACTCGGAATACAGCGGGATGAAATTCGGGATGTTTTTTGTCGGTGAATATCTCAGTGTCATCTTGCTCTCGGCCATGACCGTGATTCTCTTCTTCGGCGGCTGGCATGGACCTTGGTTGCCGCCGGTGATGTGGTTTGTCCTGAAGATGGCCTTTTTCATCGTTCTGATTATCCTTATTCGAGCGACCTGGCCTCGGTTTCGCTTTGACCAGCTCTTGTCGTTCGGTTGGAAGATCGTGATGCCGCTCGCCCTCATCAACTTGTTGGTAACTGGAGGACTTGTGCTAGTCAGAAATGGATGA
- a CDS encoding NADH-ubiquinone oxidoreductase chain I, with protein MKLFAYTRDLLMGLWIVFKRTFTKPVTVQYPEERPYLPPRWRGRIVLTRDPDGEERCVACYLCAVACPVDCIALQATDNPDAHERRYPEFFRINFSRCIYCGHCEEACPTNAIQLIPDFEQSEYARRNLVYEKEDLLISGTGKYHDYNFYRAAGVRTRDKDKGQGEHELPPVDVRSLMP; from the coding sequence ATGAAATTGTTCGCCTACACTCGTGATCTCTTGATGGGTCTCTGGATTGTCTTCAAACGGACGTTTACGAAGCCGGTCACCGTTCAGTATCCGGAGGAACGACCCTATTTGCCTCCACGCTGGCGTGGACGAATCGTCCTGACCCGAGATCCGGACGGAGAGGAGCGGTGCGTGGCCTGCTACCTCTGCGCGGTGGCTTGTCCCGTTGATTGCATCGCGCTTCAGGCCACCGACAATCCGGATGCTCACGAACGTCGCTATCCTGAATTCTTCCGGATTAATTTCTCGCGCTGCATCTATTGTGGACATTGTGAAGAGGCTTGTCCGACCAATGCCATCCAGCTCATCCCGGATTTTGAACAAAGCGAATATGCGCGCCGAAATCTGGTCTACGAAAAAGAAGACCTCTTAATCAGCGGAACCGGCAAGTATCACGACTATAACTTTTATCGAGCGGCCGGCGTGAGAACTCGTGACAAAGACAAGGGACAAGGCGAACACGAACTCCCACCGGTGGATGTGAGGAGTTTGATGCCCTGA
- a CDS encoding NADH-ubiquinone oxidoreductase chain J, giving the protein MEILFYIAAAVTFLATLRVITHVHAVHALLYLVVALIALALIFYLLGAQFAAALEIIIYGGAIMVLFIFVVMLLGPLAVDQERTWLTPGAWVGPSILALVLLGEVGYLIAVGDHMPITATETRQKGVSIALYGPYIIGVELASMLLLPGLIGAYHLGRRVSKESR; this is encoded by the coding sequence ATGGAAATTCTTTTCTACATCGCTGCCGCCGTGACCTTTCTGGCGACTCTGCGTGTCATCACGCATGTGCACGCCGTCCACGCGCTGCTCTATCTGGTCGTGGCGCTGATCGCGCTGGCTCTAATTTTCTATCTGTTGGGCGCTCAGTTTGCCGCCGCACTCGAAATCATCATTTACGGCGGCGCCATTATGGTGCTCTTCATTTTTGTCGTGATGCTCCTTGGGCCGCTCGCCGTTGACCAGGAACGGACTTGGCTCACGCCCGGCGCATGGGTGGGACCCAGTATCCTCGCCTTGGTGCTACTGGGTGAGGTGGGATACCTCATTGCGGTCGGGGACCATATGCCGATCACCGCCACAGAAACCAGACAGAAAGGGGTCTCCATCGCCCTCTACGGACCCTACATCATTGGGGTGGAATTGGCTTCCATGCTGTTGCTTCCGGGGCTGATCGGCGCCTACCACTTGGGTCGTCGTGTGTCAAAGGAGTCTCGTTGA
- a CDS encoding NADH-ubiquinone oxidoreductase chain K has product MLATPALVLAIMLFGLGLIGLLSRRNILYMLLSLEIMLNAASLAFIAGGARWGQVDGEIMFLFILTLAAAEVSVALGIVLQLSYRFHTLDADAFSEMKG; this is encoded by the coding sequence ATGTTGGCCACGCCTGCGCTGGTGTTGGCCATCATGCTGTTTGGCCTGGGGTTAATCGGTCTCCTGAGTCGACGGAACATTCTGTACATGCTGCTGTCGCTTGAGATCATGCTCAATGCCGCAAGTCTCGCGTTTATTGCCGGAGGCGCTCGTTGGGGACAAGTAGACGGCGAAATCATGTTCTTGTTCATTCTTACCCTGGCGGCGGCTGAAGTCTCCGTGGCACTGGGTATCGTGCTCCAACTGTCGTACCGATTCCATACATTGGACGCTGACGCATTCAGTGAGATGAAAGGATGA
- a CDS encoding NADH-ubiquinone oxidoreductase chain L has protein sequence MLKLLWLIPALPLAGFLTLALCGGRLSRWQVAWVGCGSVGMAAVTTALVGVDFFRAFPDRASYQQTLWNWIDTSGMTVGASWYLDALSFLMVAVITGIGFLIHLYSAEYMAGTGEAGVSEPAGREGEYSQGYTRFFAYMNLFVAAMLTLVLADNLLLLYLGWEGVGLCSYLLIGFWYREPEYGTAAQKAFIVTRIGDTAFAIGLFILFTQLKSLSIQQVQTLAADAWPVGSNVAVVVAALLLIGAVGKSAQLPLHVWLPDAMAGPTPVSALIHAATMVTAGVYLIARMHHLFALAPLVQEVIAVVGLMTLLLAAFSALVQHDMKRVLAYSTMSQIGYMFLALGVGAWSAALFHFLTHSCFKALLFLAAGSVIHSLHHEQDIFRMGGLRRQLPWTFWTFLIGAAAMSGVPLITAGFYSKDWILWSVWSSPLSHQWIWFGALLGTLLTGLYSFRLIFRVFFGEAHTAASGEPGFAMRIPLVVLAFFSLTVGFLEVPHTLGHLSLFSPYLSHALPTLEIRAGVDESSEALEQVAVTCSALLGIGLAAILFLPRASVVDRLMGTSVSRIVVPLWQNGWGFDRLYDRLIVQPWLDLTRDSGELLDHGSKLLVIGAESCHAWLSHTQTGRVRWYAATIAVGTLVLLGLFAM, from the coding sequence ATGCTGAAACTGCTTTGGCTTATCCCGGCTCTACCGCTTGCCGGCTTTCTGACGCTGGCACTGTGCGGAGGGCGTTTATCTCGGTGGCAGGTCGCGTGGGTCGGCTGCGGCTCGGTGGGCATGGCAGCCGTCACCACCGCGCTCGTCGGCGTCGATTTTTTCCGAGCCTTTCCGGATCGTGCATCCTACCAGCAAACGCTGTGGAATTGGATCGACACGTCCGGCATGACGGTCGGCGCTTCCTGGTACTTGGACGCGCTGTCGTTCCTGATGGTGGCGGTCATCACAGGTATCGGCTTTTTGATCCATCTGTACTCGGCCGAATACATGGCAGGCACCGGGGAAGCGGGCGTCTCGGAGCCGGCTGGGCGGGAGGGTGAGTACAGTCAAGGCTATACACGGTTTTTCGCCTATATGAATCTGTTCGTGGCAGCGATGCTGACGCTGGTGTTGGCAGACAATCTGCTCCTGCTCTATCTCGGCTGGGAGGGGGTGGGGCTCTGCAGCTACCTTTTGATCGGCTTTTGGTACCGAGAACCGGAATACGGCACCGCCGCGCAGAAGGCTTTTATCGTGACCCGCATCGGAGACACGGCGTTTGCCATCGGCCTCTTTATCCTCTTCACTCAGCTGAAGAGTTTATCGATCCAACAGGTCCAGACACTAGCCGCTGACGCGTGGCCGGTCGGATCGAACGTAGCCGTTGTCGTGGCTGCGCTGCTGTTGATCGGGGCGGTCGGGAAATCGGCGCAACTGCCGCTTCACGTGTGGTTGCCGGATGCGATGGCCGGTCCCACCCCGGTCAGTGCGCTCATCCATGCTGCCACGATGGTGACGGCGGGTGTGTATCTCATCGCTCGCATGCATCATCTCTTTGCCCTTGCGCCGCTGGTGCAAGAGGTCATCGCGGTGGTCGGTCTGATGACATTGCTGCTCGCCGCTTTCAGCGCGCTGGTGCAACACGACATGAAGCGGGTGCTCGCCTATTCGACCATGAGCCAGATCGGCTATATGTTTCTTGCGCTCGGTGTCGGCGCTTGGTCTGCCGCGCTCTTTCATTTCCTCACCCATTCCTGTTTCAAAGCCTTGCTGTTCTTAGCGGCTGGATCTGTCATCCACAGTCTGCACCATGAGCAGGACATTTTCCGCATGGGAGGACTTCGGCGGCAGCTGCCATGGACATTCTGGACATTTCTGATCGGGGCCGCGGCAATGTCCGGCGTTCCCTTGATCACAGCCGGGTTTTACAGCAAGGACTGGATCTTGTGGTCCGTCTGGTCCTCACCCTTGAGTCATCAGTGGATCTGGTTCGGCGCGTTACTCGGGACATTGCTCACCGGCCTGTACAGTTTCCGGTTGATCTTTCGGGTCTTTTTTGGAGAGGCCCATACGGCGGCGAGTGGAGAGCCGGGTTTTGCGATGCGAATTCCTCTTGTCGTGCTGGCGTTCTTCTCCCTCACAGTCGGTTTTCTCGAAGTCCCTCATACCTTGGGTCACCTGTCTCTGTTTAGCCCATACCTGTCACATGCGCTCCCAACGCTTGAGATAAGAGCCGGGGTAGATGAATCGAGTGAGGCTCTCGAACAAGTCGCTGTCACATGCTCGGCCTTGCTCGGAATCGGACTCGCCGCCATCTTGTTTCTGCCGCGAGCCAGTGTCGTTGATCGACTCATGGGAACATCGGTGAGTCGCATTGTGGTGCCATTGTGGCAAAACGGGTGGGGATTCGATCGACTGTATGATCGATTGATCGTCCAGCCTTGGCTCGATCTCACCCGTGACTCCGGTGAACTCCTCGACCATGGCTCTAAATTGCTCGTGATCGGAGCTGAATCCTGCCATGCGTGGTTGAGTCACACTCAGACGGGTCGTGTCCGCTGGTATGCAGCCACCATTGCTGTCGGCACTCTGGTGTTACTCGGTCTTTTTGCGATGTAA
- a CDS encoding NADH-ubiquinone oxidoreductase chain M, with translation MVLWLLILIPMLAAPLAWIGQQWSRHAARWIAVGALAIDLCLALLLWSQDRSAQPSGHGSWLFESQTSWIPRWGISLHLGLDGLSLVLILLTAFLGLVAIVASWTEIQRQVGFFHYNILLALGGVIGVFLAIDLFLFFFFWEVMLVPMYLLIAVWGHTHRRYASFKFFLFTQSGSLLLLVAIITLAFLHQHATGKLSFDYADVMGLTLNKEMAWWLMLAFFIGFVVKLPAPPFHTWLPDTYTEAPTGASIILAGLLAKTGAYGLLRFTVPMFPEVISDFAPIAMGLGAMGILYGAVLACAQTDIKRLVAYSSLSHMGFILLGVFSGTELALQGAVMQLVAHGLSTGALFMLVGALYERFQTRDMRQMGGLWGVIPRGASMALFFACASLGLPGLGNFIGEFLVLFGSYSAQPFVTILASIGMVMAAIYSLAMMQRTFFGRQHETRLAPDLSNVAFGTLLLIAVLQVWFGLYPRPVLSTTKPAMEALVQPALPLPNLTHPLSESLPLSNLFTSHVSTP, from the coding sequence ATGGTCCTCTGGCTGCTCATACTCATCCCCATGCTGGCGGCGCCCCTTGCGTGGATCGGACAGCAGTGGTCACGCCACGCCGCTCGCTGGATCGCGGTCGGTGCCTTGGCGATCGATTTGTGCCTGGCTCTTCTACTCTGGAGCCAAGACCGCTCGGCTCAGCCTTCAGGTCACGGCTCATGGCTCTTTGAAAGTCAAACGAGCTGGATTCCTCGTTGGGGGATCAGTCTGCATCTTGGTCTCGATGGTCTCAGCTTGGTCCTGATCCTTTTAACAGCTTTCCTTGGTCTCGTCGCGATCGTTGCATCCTGGACAGAAATCCAGCGTCAGGTCGGCTTCTTTCACTACAACATCCTCTTGGCGCTCGGTGGGGTTATCGGTGTGTTTCTGGCGATCGATCTATTTCTGTTTTTTTTCTTTTGGGAGGTCATGCTGGTCCCCATGTATCTCCTGATCGCCGTCTGGGGCCACACACATCGTCGGTACGCCTCGTTCAAGTTCTTTTTGTTTACTCAGTCGGGGAGCCTGTTGCTCCTCGTCGCGATCATCACCTTGGCATTTCTTCATCAACATGCGACTGGAAAACTCAGTTTCGACTATGCCGATGTGATGGGACTGACGCTGAACAAGGAAATGGCCTGGTGGCTGATGCTCGCGTTCTTCATCGGCTTCGTGGTCAAGCTGCCGGCGCCACCCTTTCATACGTGGCTGCCTGATACGTACACCGAAGCTCCCACCGGTGCGAGCATCATTCTTGCCGGACTATTAGCAAAAACCGGCGCCTATGGATTGCTGCGGTTCACGGTCCCGATGTTTCCGGAAGTGATCAGTGACTTCGCTCCCATTGCCATGGGACTCGGTGCGATGGGCATTCTCTACGGAGCTGTCTTGGCATGTGCCCAAACGGATATCAAACGACTGGTGGCCTACAGCAGCCTCAGCCACATGGGGTTTATCTTGCTCGGGGTATTCTCCGGAACGGAATTGGCGTTGCAAGGGGCGGTGATGCAACTGGTCGCGCATGGGCTGAGCACCGGCGCCCTCTTCATGCTAGTTGGTGCGCTGTATGAGCGTTTCCAGACGAGAGACATGCGACAGATGGGAGGGCTCTGGGGAGTGATTCCACGTGGCGCCTCGATGGCGCTGTTTTTTGCCTGTGCTTCTCTCGGTCTTCCAGGCCTGGGAAATTTCATCGGTGAATTTCTCGTGCTGTTCGGGTCCTATTCCGCTCAGCCGTTCGTGACTATCCTAGCCTCAATCGGTATGGTCATGGCCGCAATCTATTCCCTTGCCATGATGCAACGCACTTTCTTTGGCCGGCAGCATGAAACTCGGCTCGCCCCGGACCTGTCGAATGTCGCGTTTGGAACCCTGCTGCTCATAGCGGTCTTGCAGGTCTGGTTTGGTCTCTATCCGAGACCGGTATTGTCCACCACGAAGCCGGCCATGGAAGCGCTTGTCCAGCCGGCACTCCCATTACCCAATCTGACTCATCCGCTATCAGAATCCTTACCGTTGTCCAACCTCTTCACCTCTCACGTGAGTACCCCATGA
- a CDS encoding NADH-ubiquinone oxidoreductase chain N, with the protein MILQDFIALAPMLDLGAFCIITMLAIAFKRHHATIAVFAFMSCLLTMATLPWAATATPRTVTALLVVDGYALLYMGLVLSATMIVIGLSYRYLKIHFREQEGIEEYYLLLLLATFGGLVLTVSAHFVSFFLGLELLGLSLCSLIGYVRTRRHPMEAAVKYLLLSISASAFLLFGMALLYFESGSMTFRGVGMVVKQVQTVPGLWLGGVVLVFVGVALKLGLAPFHMWIPDVYQGAPAPITAYIATVSKGALVALLLRFVTDVGALELPSLVHLFGLLAVASMVTGNVLALFQQNVKRLLAYSSIAHVGYLLVALLAGGAVAAEAVTFYVIVYCAMTLGAFGVVTVYSREGGDAERFEDYRGLFWTRPWLAAILALSLLSLAGIPVTAGFIGKFYAIAAGVDAGLWWLVSALIGNSIIGLYYYLRLIVTLFGEEPAPATLPQGQAAQATQTAGWTTVCSLGLVASIILMVGVYPEPLMELIRDSVRNLLMVAVQRP; encoded by the coding sequence ATGATCCTCCAGGACTTTATTGCCCTTGCCCCTATGCTCGACCTCGGAGCGTTCTGCATCATCACGATGCTCGCCATTGCCTTCAAACGACACCATGCGACGATCGCCGTTTTTGCATTCATGTCGTGCCTGCTCACCATGGCCACTCTGCCCTGGGCGGCAACGGCGACACCGCGAACCGTGACGGCGCTGCTGGTCGTGGATGGGTATGCCTTGTTGTACATGGGGCTTGTGCTGAGCGCGACGATGATCGTGATCGGACTGTCGTACCGATATTTAAAGATTCATTTTCGTGAACAGGAAGGCATCGAAGAATACTACCTACTCCTCTTGCTCGCGACCTTCGGTGGGTTGGTGCTGACCGTTTCGGCGCACTTCGTGTCCTTTTTCCTGGGACTCGAACTGCTCGGTCTTTCTCTGTGCAGTTTGATCGGGTATGTACGAACCAGACGCCACCCGATGGAGGCCGCGGTGAAATACCTTCTGCTCTCTATCTCCGCGTCGGCGTTCCTCTTGTTCGGCATGGCCCTTCTGTATTTTGAAAGCGGCTCCATGACGTTTCGCGGCGTGGGCATGGTGGTGAAACAGGTGCAGACAGTTCCTGGACTCTGGCTGGGAGGAGTTGTCTTGGTCTTTGTCGGCGTCGCATTAAAACTCGGGCTGGCGCCGTTCCATATGTGGATTCCCGATGTGTATCAGGGAGCCCCGGCCCCCATTACGGCCTATATTGCCACCGTATCCAAGGGGGCGCTTGTGGCTTTACTCCTTCGCTTCGTGACCGATGTGGGGGCATTGGAGCTGCCATCGCTTGTCCATCTATTCGGTCTTCTCGCCGTGGCGTCGATGGTCACGGGAAACGTGCTTGCCCTTTTTCAACAGAATGTCAAACGGCTCTTGGCCTATTCCTCGATTGCGCATGTTGGGTACCTGCTCGTGGCGCTGTTGGCCGGTGGCGCTGTGGCTGCGGAAGCCGTGACCTTCTACGTGATCGTGTACTGTGCCATGACGTTAGGAGCCTTTGGCGTCGTGACCGTGTACTCACGCGAAGGAGGGGACGCGGAACGTTTCGAGGACTATCGGGGTTTGTTTTGGACGCGCCCCTGGCTCGCCGCCATCTTGGCACTGAGCCTGCTGTCGCTGGCCGGGATTCCGGTGACAGCCGGATTCATTGGGAAATTTTATGCAATCGCAGCCGGTGTTGATGCCGGCCTGTGGTGGCTCGTGTCGGCGTTGATTGGGAACAGCATTATCGGCCTGTACTATTACCTCCGACTGATCGTCACGCTGTTCGGCGAGGAGCCGGCACCAGCAACCCTCCCTCAAGGGCAGGCTGCGCAAGCGACACAGACGGCAGGCTGGACGACCGTCTGCTCTCTGGGGCTCGTCGCCTCGATCATCCTCATGGTAGGAGTCTATCCCGAACCACTGATGGAGCTCATCCGAGATTCTGTCAGAAACCTGCTCATGGTGGCCGTGCAGAGACCATGA
- a CDS encoding ParD protein (antitoxin to ParE), which produces MGTTRKTITVTAQQDKWIKTLIKRGHFTNDSEYIRDLIRRDQSRAKFQALKHAVQEGLDSGVSNRTVPQIMRDVESRLKTNGRL; this is translated from the coding sequence ATGGGAACCACACGAAAGACTATCACGGTGACAGCACAACAGGATAAATGGATCAAGACGCTGATCAAGCGCGGCCACTTCACGAACGACAGCGAGTACATTCGCGATCTGATCCGGCGCGATCAGAGCCGCGCGAAGTTCCAGGCATTGAAACACGCGGTGCAGGAAGGGTTGGACAGCGGCGTCAGTAACCGCACCGTGCCGCAGATCATGAGGGACGTAGAATCGCGACTGAAGACGAATGGCCGTCTATAG